In the genome of Calothrix sp. PCC 6303, the window GTGCTGGTTTAGTAATTCTTGGTTTCCAAGATGGAGTTTTCCGTCGTGATAACCAGTGGTATTGGTCACATTACTACATTGGGATGACAGCAGCAATGTTAATGATTTTTTCTTTAGCCATTGTTCCTGATATTTATAAAGATAAGACAAGTCGTTGGCGCATTATTCACACCATTTTGAACTGTATTGCTTTATTATTATTTATAGGGCAAGGAATGACAGGAACACGAGATTTATTAGAAATCCCCTTGAGTTGGCAAGAGCCTTATGTTTATAAATGCGACTTTGTAAATAAAACTTGTTTTACACCTCAACCAAATTTATTAAAGTGAATCGATTAAGCAGAATTTTTCCTAAAGTTGACCCTTTTTCTTTACAGACACGCTTAACAATCGGTGTTGCCACATTTTCTGCTTTAGGATTAGCAAGTCTGGCTAGTTGGACTAGTTGGAAAATGCAAGAAATTTTAATCGATAGTCACAAAGAAAATATCAAACAGATTGCCTTACGTTTGCCGCGAGACATAGAAATCTATAATGATATGCTACCGGTAGAAATTGCATTACAAAAAGCAATTGATAATAGAAGTGATAGCAATATATTATTATGGGTAAAAAGTGTAGATGCTAAAATTATAGCTAAATCTACTAACTTTAATCTGGTATCTCCTTCCCATGTTACTGAATTAACTTCTTTGAGTAAAATGCCTATTACGGCAGAAGTTAACTTGATTAACGGTCGTTACTTTATTTTGTATGGTGAAGAATTAAAGCTAAAAGGAAGATATTTAGGAAAACTCTCTATCGTCAAAGATATTACCAACGATCAAACTATGTTTATCGCAATGGTAAAAAGTTTAACTGTTGCCAGCATTTTGGTAATTATTATAATTTCGCTCATAATAGCAATTTATATCCAGCGTTCTCTGCAACCTTTACGACACATCAGTCAAATGACGGCAGCAATTAAACCAGAAAACTTAGCTGAAACGAAAGTAGACTTAAGTAATGCACCTAGCGAAGTCAAAGATCTAGCTAAAACTGTTAATATGATGCTATCCCGGTTATCCCAAGCTTGGGAGAAAGAAAGACAATTTACCAGTAATATTTCCCATGAATTACGTACTCCATTAACTATTATTTATGGATATTTACAAAGTATGTTGAGAAGAAAGCAAAATCTGACAGAAATTCAATTAGAAGTTCTAGAAACGGCTGCATCTGAGACAGAAAATACTATCCATATATTAGAAGAATTATTAGATTTAGCTCGTGCAGATAGCGGTTACTTACGATTTAATCTAGGAACCTATAGAATAAATGATCTAGTTAATGAAGCAGTAGAAATGGCAGTCAAAAATAGTTCTAGACAAATTGAAATAGAGGTGGAATCTGATCCAATTATGGTGAAAGTAGATCATCAGTATTTTATACAGGTTTTGCTGAACTTAATTGACAATGGGGTAAAGTACTCAGATCCTGATACAAAAATCACCATAAAATTAAAAAGATCGGAAAATAAAGGCATAATTCAAGTATGCGATCGCGGTCATGGAATAACCCTACAACACCAATCTCGAATTTTTGACAGATTTTACCGTATCGATGAAGCACGTACCCGTTCTGCGGGTAGTACTGGTTTAGGTTTATCGATTGTGAAGACCCTTGTAGAAGGGATGGGTGGTAATGTGACAGTAAGCTCTCAAGTCGGTGAAGGAAGTGTTTTCACAGTCAGTTTACCCCGTCTGCCAGATAATACAAGTGATAATTAGTTATTTACAAAAATAAATTGAATTTTTCAACCTCCCAATTTTGGTAATTTTATAGTCACAATTGTTCCTTCATTCATATTAGACTTGATTGTCAATTCTCCGTGATGCGCCTCAACAATACGTTTCACTATAGCTAATCCCAATCCAGTACCGGAAGGTTTTGTTGAGAAAAACGGTTGAGTAAGGGAAGATAAAATATCTCTAGAAATTGGTTCACCAAAGTTATGCACACTAATTTCAACTTGATTAGTATCTAAGATATTTTTTAAAGATAAACTAACTATATCTCCAATATTTACCGCCTCACAAGCATTACGAACAACATTAATTAGTATTTGTTTAATTTTATCCCCATCTGCCAATATACCCATAGCATTTTGAGTAGATATAAGCTTAATCAATCTTCCTTCTGCTTCCGGCATATTTTCCAGAGATTTCATATTATCAGCAATAAATTCATGAAGATTAATCGGTGATAATTGTAAGTTTTGTGGTTTTGCATAAAGTAATATTTCCTGTAGTAATCTTTCTAACCTAGCACCCTCATCTAATGCTAGAGATAGTCGTATTTTTGCCGTTTCTGTCAAATCTTGTTTATTAAAATAGTTCAATCCCATTTTCATCGTTGTTAGGGGATTACGAATTTCATGAACAATACCAGTGGCAAACTCACCAATTGCCGCAAGACGTTCTTGCTCAATCAGTTTTGTTTGAACTACTTTTAATTCTTCTGTTCTTCGTATAACTTCAGCTTCTAATATTTCATTAAATTGGCGTTGCTGTTGATAAAGATAATAGTTATCGATTGCAGTTGCAGCACGTTCTGCAAATAATTCAACAATTTCAACTTCCTGCTGACAAAAATTACGTGGTTCTTTATGAAATGAACAAATCGTTCCGATTACTTTATTTTGAGAAGTACGCAAAGGTACTCCTAAATATGCTTGATATCCTTCTGGAGCTTGACCATATTGTTGACAGATTTTGGTGTTTTCAACTATTAAACTGCAACCAGTTTCGATTACAGTTCCTGATAATTCACCATGTACAGAATAACTTTCTATTTCTTGATCTAAATTGATACTACTGGCTAATACTTTGGCAAATCCTTGCTGACAAATAGTGACAATAGACCAGTCAATCCCAATTAATTCATTAACACCAAAGGTTATTTCTTGTAAATATCCGCTTAATTCACCAGTTCTATGACTCAGTGACGACAAAACTTCTAATGTCCGCATTTTTTGCTGCCAATAGAAGTCATTAATAATCATAAAATATCCTAAAGTGAGGTAGTAACTTTCTATAGAATTAACAGTAGTTTCTGATTTGTCAACTACTTCTATCAATGCTTAATATTATTTGATATTTTGAGGACTCGATGAAAGTCATAGTAAATCAAGGCAGTAATGAGTAGGCAGTAGGCAGTGGGAAAAATCCTATTATTAGCTTTTCAGGATTAAATAGTAGTCTATTTATTTCCACCGACATGTACTAGAAATAAATTAAGCAATTGCGATGGATGCTAATTCAGAATTAGTCACTAATTTGGGTCTATAATTAACCTAAGCTTAGTCAACTTAATTTTCACGTAAAGCATAGCCAACACCCCTGACTGTTTGAATTAAGCGTTTTTCACCATTTTCTTCTAATTTTAGACGTACATAGCGGATATAAACTTCTATAATATTTGAATCACCCACAAAATCATAACCCCAGACTTTTTCTAAAATCTGTTCTCGGCTAAATACCTGACGAGGATAACTCATCAAATAATCAAGTAAATCAAACTCTTTCGCTGTCAAATCGATTGCACGTTCACCGCGAAACACTTCACGAGTACGACGATTTAATTTTAAATCTTCAAACTGTAATATATCAGAATTATCCTCTTGAACGCGACGTAAATGGGCACGAATTCGAGCTAAAAGTTCTTCAATACTAAAAGGTTTAACAACATAATCATCCGCACCAGCATCCAAACCTGCAACTCTATCACTAACTTCGTCTTTTGCTGTTAGAAGAATTATGGGAATTTTGCTTCCGGTTGCCCGTAGACGACGACATAATTCTACTCCTGTTAACCCAGGAAGCATCCAGTCTAAAATTGCTAAATCTGGTGGGGACTCTCGTGCTAAAGTCATACCCGTAATTCCATCATTAGCGACTCTGACCTCATAACCTTCGCTAGTTAATTCTAGTTCGATAAATCGAGCCAATTTAACTTCATCTTCTACTAGAAGAATATATGCTGCCATAATAAGCTTTCAAAAAGAAGGTAAACTGAAAATATCAGGCTAGTTACTCCATAATCTATATTTTTAATAGGATCGTTGCACTAATTATTGGATAATTTACATAAGTTATTAATATCAACAATCTATCATCAATGTTTCCACTAAATTTTCAATTTTTACGCAAAATACCGGGACAATTTTATCTGTGGTTTGCAGTTATTATATTTGGTGCTGCCAATGCGGTGACGCGTAAACTAACAGAGATTGGGAATCAAAATTTTACAAATGGTCATAATCCAGTTTCACTATGCAATGTTTTATTTGTGGGCAATCTTTGTGCCTTGATGGTGTTGCTAGTTGTTTATCGCAAGGAGTGTAGGGTCGATAAATTCCGAGAAATTTCTCATCAGCAATGGCTAAATTTGAGTTTGGTGGCAATTATGGCTGGTGCTATTGGTCCAGGTTTAATTTTTCAATCTCTGGGTTTAACTACTGTTAATAATGTTATTCTGATTGGTCGTTTAGAGCCTCCCTTAACTTTAGCTTTATCCATCTGGATATTGCATGAGCGAGTTCATATTTGGGAAATTATTGGAGGAATTATTTCATTTATTGGTGTTGTTCTTACCATTATTTTGCCGTCTAATTATCAAAGTATGGGTGAAGTTAATAATTATTTTGCTTTTGGAACTGGAGAAATTTTAGCAGCAGTTGCGGCTGTAGTTTTAGCTATTTCTACTATTATTAATAAAAGAAAATTATCACATATATCTTTGGGTATTTATAGTATTTTCCGTACTGCATTGGGGACAGTGGTCTTTTTCCTTGTTGCTTTAATTATCTATGGTCATGACCATTTTATGGATGTATTTTCACCTTTTTTGTGGAAGTGGATGTTAATTTACGGTTCAGTAATTGTAGTGGCTGGACAATCATTTTGGATTACTGGTTTAAGGGCAACAACCGTATCTCAAGCTCTATTAATTGGTTCTTTTACTCCTGTAGTGGGAATTATAGCTGCCTATTTTGTTTTGGGAGAAAGCCCAACTTTTGGACAATATATTGGTGGTGGGGTAATTTTAGGAGGAATTTTCGTAAGTCAAGTGGGAATTTGGCGAAAAATGTCTTTGAAAGCTCTAAATTCAAGTGTTGATTCAACTCAAAAATTAGGGCAAATAGAAAGTAAAACTGGATTCAAAGGAATGTAAGTAGTAGTAAAAAAATATTTATACATTGCGAAAAAGCCAAAACTTTGGGATTGCTACTCTTCGTAGCTTGCTTCTCCGCAGGAGTGAAGCCACTTCGTGTCTACCTTGCGTCGCAATGACAATATATATTTAATTTTGCCTAATACCAATTCAAATAATGATTGCAACACATCAAACAGTAGAGACGTAGCAGTGCTACGTCTCTACAAATATCTATCTGTCGCATTGTTTTTTCAAATTGGTATAACTACTTAAAATTAATATTAAAAGCAATAAAAACACATAGAATTAGCTTAATATTTTATATCTGAATCTGTGTGGAAACTGTACCTATTTTTCAAATGGTAGCATTATGGGAATCTTTGGGTATATTGCTAACTCTGTTTCCGCATCAAAAAAATAAAGTTTGTCGGGTGTTAGTGATAGCCAAATTTCTTCACCCATTCGATAATGACGTTCAGGTGGTACCCGAATTTGGATGGTGTCGCTACCTAAAGGATGTGTTTGACGACCAGGTAAAATCAAACTGACAGATAAATAAGTATCATTCCCCAAGTTTTCAACAAGTTCGATTTTGACGGGGAAATTTTTAGTTGCTGGCAAACTGACTGTAAAATGTTCGGGACGAATGCCCAAAATTAGGGTACGTCCATCATATTTTTGCAATGTGTTACCCCAAATTTCTGGTATAGTCATGCGAAAATCGCCGCTGGTGATGATGTGGGGTGCATGAAACTCCACAGGAATTAAATTCATGGCTGGGGAACCGATAAATTGGGCAACAAACAAGTTTGTGGGATGGTTATAAAGTTCGAGGGGTGGTGCAACTTGTTGGAGTTGTCCTTGGTTTAAAATGGCAATGCGATCGCCCATTGTCATCGCTTCAGTTTGGTCGTGGGTAACGTAGATAGTTGTGGTTCCTAACTGACGTTGCAATTTGACGATTTGAGCGCGGGTTTCGGTGCGTAACTTCGCATCCAAGTTAGATAAAGGTTCATCCATTAAGAATACTTGGGGATTGCGCGCGATCGCTCTTCCTAACGCAACCCTTTGACGTTGACCACCTGATAATTGCTTTGGTAGCCGATTTAACAGTGCTTCCATTTGCAACAATTGGGCTACATTCTTTACCCTCTCACGAATATTCCGCTCGTCTGCGGATATATAACGTAGTCCTTTCGGTAACTTTTTAGTTAATCCTGTCAGTGTATTTTGGGTGAAACGATTTAGGGGAGAATTTTCTGGTTTTGGCTCTTGTAAATCTCTTCTTCGCAAACCAAAAGCGATGTTATCATACACCGTCATGTGGGGATAGAGGGCGTAATTTTGAAACACCATGGCAATATCCCGTTGTTTTGGAGGCAGTTCATTAATTAAGCGATCGCCTATCCAAATATTACCGCCTGTAATCGTCTCCAACCCAGCAATTAATCTCAACAGGGTACTTTTTCCACAACCTGATGGTCCCACCAACACCATAAACTCACCATCTGCTACTGTCAGGTTAATTCGTCTCAAAATGCTTACACCTTCTGCTTGCGTAGCATCTCCCTGATTTGTCGATTTTGCCACACCTTCCCCTGAACGATGGGGAAAACTTTTGTAAATATTTTCTAAAACAACTTTCGCCACGAGTACCTAAGCTATCTATAGTATTTTTACTATTGAACCTCGCATGACTAAAAGTCACGCGATTCCTGCTTCATCGAACTGCGCCGGAATTACTTCAGGACTTACAAGTTCTCCACAGGCGTTTTTTATAACCTCCGGCGTACCGACGGCGGTTAATAATCTCAAACCCTCACTTAATATATTAAGTGCTGCGTTTTTATCCCTTAAGTTGTAACTATTGCAACTAGGACAAGACCATTCACGTAACTTTAAATCTTTAACTAATGGGTTGATCAAGCCGCAGCAGTTACAAGTCTGAGATGAGGGGTAAAATGTACCAACTTTTTGCACAATCCTGTCATGCCACAAAGCTTTATATTCCAACATGGTAACAAATTTAGACCAACTAGCATCTGAAATACTCAATGCTAGTTTGTGATTCTTTACCATGTTAACGACTCGTAAATCTTCAATACAGATAATACTGTTTTCCTTGATTAGACGAGTTGACAACTTGTGCAGAAAGTCATCTCTCAAATTGGTAATCCGTTCGTAGATTCGAGCCAGCTTGATTTTCGCTTTGACTCTATTGCTACTACCTTTTGTACTACGGGATAACTTTTTATTTGCTTTGCGTAACTTCTTTAATTGAAGTCGATAATATTTAGGATTTTCTATAACTTCACCTTCGCTAGTAACCAGATAAGATTTAATCCCCAAGTCTAAACCAATATTTTGGGTGACATGAGGATATTTTTCTATCTCAGTTTCACAGAGGATACTAGCAATATATTTACCAGAAGAAGTCCGAGTAACGGTAACGTTGACAAGCTTTCCAGTAATATCTTGTGATTTATAAAACTTTATCCATCCTAATTTGGGGAGTTTTAAACGATTCTCTATAATTTGAATGTTTCCATTGGTAAGATTCGTCTTGTAAGATTGCTTGCAACCGTACTTCTTTTTGAATTTGGGGAAGCCTACACCTTTCTTCTTTTTAGACTTCTTCAAGTCAGTGAAAAAGTTTTTGTACGCTGCCTCTAAATTTTTGAGCGAGTTTTGCAGAGCAAATTTATCTACTTCCTTTAACCATTCAATCTCTTTCTTGAGAAGAGTTAACTCTTGGCTACAAGTATTGTAGTTTAAGGTTTTCTGCTCAGTCGCATATAACTCTTTCCTTAATGCCAGAAAACGGTTGTACACAAATCTAGCACAACCTATCGTCTTGTTAATTAAGACTTCTTGGTTGTGGCTAGGAATAAGTGCAATTTTAAACGCTTTCTGCATTTTGATTTTAAATGATTCCTTACAATAATTTTATCAGAATATGCAATCATTTAAATATAGAAATATGGAGAGCCTAACTCATGACTTGAAGTCACGAGTGTGCGGCTTGCAGAAATCAAAACTAATCAAATCCACTTATCAAACTGATCCGATATTTAAAGCTAGAGTTTAGATTCGGGGATACTTGATATACAAATCAGCCATAATATACAGCTTAGTTTAACTTTCAGCACCCAATCCCCCATATTTGATATATTTGGGTCAAGCTAAAAATATGCTTGTATGGCTACTGTTCTAGATAATTTATCATCTAAATGTTATACAATTGTACTACTGTAGTTTCATAATTATTTTTAGCGAGAAAAATTTGCCGGAAAATTGATTTTTAGGCAATTGTCAATTAGTTTTTGCTGAGAAATACAGCAGATTTTAACTTGGTGAGGTGCAAAAATACCCCACCTGTAGTACCCCGCATCCCCTAACAAGGGGAAGGTTGGGGAGGAGTCTACCATTTGTAAAATGTGTAGTTCTGCTGCTACTGCTATACATACTAATCAACTAAGAAAACTTTGAGGATTAATGAACAGTTGTGTTTTAATGGCGGAAATCACTAATCAACCCCAATTACGTCACACCCCTGACGGATTGGAGTTAGCAGAGATGATGATCCAGTTTTCCGGAACACGTCCAGATGACCCACCAGCAATGATGCGGGCAATTGGTTGGGGTAATATGGCAAAGGAAATTCATGCTAATTATCATCAAGGCGATCGCGTACTCTTAGAAGGGCGCTTAAATATGAATACCATAGATCGTCCGGAAGGCTTTAAGGAAAAGCGGGCAGAATTAACTGTGCAACGTATTCACTCTTTGGGAAATATAGGCATCCCATCAGATGTACAGCCTACATATACTAGCAGTCCGGCACCCGTGATGGAACAACCACCTGCGGCAGCTGCGACGAATACGCGGAAAACTCCCCCACCAAACCGCACACCTGCTGCAACTCCCAGCTATGAAGCACCACCAGCAGCACCTGCAAGGACAAATGTTACTGCAAAGCCTCAGTATAATGAACCAGATCCGGATGATATTCCATTTATGCGCTCT includes:
- a CDS encoding ATP-binding protein is translated as MNRLSRIFPKVDPFSLQTRLTIGVATFSALGLASLASWTSWKMQEILIDSHKENIKQIALRLPRDIEIYNDMLPVEIALQKAIDNRSDSNILLWVKSVDAKIIAKSTNFNLVSPSHVTELTSLSKMPITAEVNLINGRYFILYGEELKLKGRYLGKLSIVKDITNDQTMFIAMVKSLTVASILVIIIISLIIAIYIQRSLQPLRHISQMTAAIKPENLAETKVDLSNAPSEVKDLAKTVNMMLSRLSQAWEKERQFTSNISHELRTPLTIIYGYLQSMLRRKQNLTEIQLEVLETAASETENTIHILEELLDLARADSGYLRFNLGTYRINDLVNEAVEMAVKNSSRQIEIEVESDPIMVKVDHQYFIQVLLNLIDNGVKYSDPDTKITIKLKRSENKGIIQVCDRGHGITLQHQSRIFDRFYRIDEARTRSAGSTGLGLSIVKTLVEGMGGNVTVSSQVGEGSVFTVSLPRLPDNTSDN
- a CDS encoding GAF domain-containing sensor histidine kinase; amino-acid sequence: MIINDFYWQQKMRTLEVLSSLSHRTGELSGYLQEITFGVNELIGIDWSIVTICQQGFAKVLASSINLDQEIESYSVHGELSGTVIETGCSLIVENTKICQQYGQAPEGYQAYLGVPLRTSQNKVIGTICSFHKEPRNFCQQEVEIVELFAERAATAIDNYYLYQQQRQFNEILEAEVIRRTEELKVVQTKLIEQERLAAIGEFATGIVHEIRNPLTTMKMGLNYFNKQDLTETAKIRLSLALDEGARLERLLQEILLYAKPQNLQLSPINLHEFIADNMKSLENMPEAEGRLIKLISTQNAMGILADGDKIKQILINVVRNACEAVNIGDIVSLSLKNILDTNQVEISVHNFGEPISRDILSSLTQPFFSTKPSGTGLGLAIVKRIVEAHHGELTIKSNMNEGTIVTIKLPKLGG
- a CDS encoding response regulator transcription factor, which translates into the protein MAAYILLVEDEVKLARFIELELTSEGYEVRVANDGITGMTLARESPPDLAILDWMLPGLTGVELCRRLRATGSKIPIILLTAKDEVSDRVAGLDAGADDYVVKPFSIEELLARIRAHLRRVQEDNSDILQFEDLKLNRRTREVFRGERAIDLTAKEFDLLDYLMSYPRQVFSREQILEKVWGYDFVGDSNIIEVYIRYVRLKLEENGEKRLIQTVRGVGYALREN
- a CDS encoding DMT family transporter; translated protein: MFPLNFQFLRKIPGQFYLWFAVIIFGAANAVTRKLTEIGNQNFTNGHNPVSLCNVLFVGNLCALMVLLVVYRKECRVDKFREISHQQWLNLSLVAIMAGAIGPGLIFQSLGLTTVNNVILIGRLEPPLTLALSIWILHERVHIWEIIGGIISFIGVVLTIILPSNYQSMGEVNNYFAFGTGEILAAVAAVVLAISTIINKRKLSHISLGIYSIFRTALGTVVFFLVALIIYGHDHFMDVFSPFLWKWMLIYGSVIVVAGQSFWITGLRATTVSQALLIGSFTPVVGIIAAYFVLGESPTFGQYIGGGVILGGIFVSQVGIWRKMSLKALNSSVDSTQKLGQIESKTGFKGM
- a CDS encoding ABC transporter ATP-binding protein → MAKVVLENIYKSFPHRSGEGVAKSTNQGDATQAEGVSILRRINLTVADGEFMVLVGPSGCGKSTLLRLIAGLETITGGNIWIGDRLINELPPKQRDIAMVFQNYALYPHMTVYDNIAFGLRRRDLQEPKPENSPLNRFTQNTLTGLTKKLPKGLRYISADERNIRERVKNVAQLLQMEALLNRLPKQLSGGQRQRVALGRAIARNPQVFLMDEPLSNLDAKLRTETRAQIVKLQRQLGTTTIYVTHDQTEAMTMGDRIAILNQGQLQQVAPPLELYNHPTNLFVAQFIGSPAMNLIPVEFHAPHIITSGDFRMTIPEIWGNTLQKYDGRTLILGIRPEHFTVSLPATKNFPVKIELVENLGNDTYLSVSLILPGRQTHPLGSDTIQIRVPPERHYRMGEEIWLSLTPDKLYFFDAETELAIYPKIPIMLPFEK
- the tnpB gene encoding IS200/IS605 family element RNA-guided endonuclease TnpB, translating into MQKAFKIALIPSHNQEVLINKTIGCARFVYNRFLALRKELYATEQKTLNYNTCSQELTLLKKEIEWLKEVDKFALQNSLKNLEAAYKNFFTDLKKSKKKKGVGFPKFKKKYGCKQSYKTNLTNGNIQIIENRLKLPKLGWIKFYKSQDITGKLVNVTVTRTSSGKYIASILCETEIEKYPHVTQNIGLDLGIKSYLVTSEGEVIENPKYYRLQLKKLRKANKKLSRSTKGSSNRVKAKIKLARIYERITNLRDDFLHKLSTRLIKENSIICIEDLRVVNMVKNHKLALSISDASWSKFVTMLEYKALWHDRIVQKVGTFYPSSQTCNCCGLINPLVKDLKLREWSCPSCNSYNLRDKNAALNILSEGLRLLTAVGTPEVIKNACGELVSPEVIPAQFDEAGIA
- a CDS encoding single-stranded DNA-binding protein, which produces MNSCVLMAEITNQPQLRHTPDGLELAEMMIQFSGTRPDDPPAMMRAIGWGNMAKEIHANYHQGDRVLLEGRLNMNTIDRPEGFKEKRAELTVQRIHSLGNIGIPSDVQPTYTSSPAPVMEQPPAAAATNTRKTPPPNRTPAATPSYEAPPAAPARTNVTAKPQYNEPDPDDIPFMRSLDSITVKAGLLDIYEIATQCPQVGISHKFKFI